The window GCGTTCGCGCGCGAACACCTCGGGCAGCCCTCGGCTGGGCCGGGCGCGACGGAATCGGACGTCACGGGTGCGACCGCTCCGGCGGACGCCGCCCCCGATCGTGGCGATGCGGCCGCCGACGACGCGCGCCCGGGCGACGCCCTCGCGGACGCGCCGAACTCGACGAACGACCCCGCCGTCGCCTAACCCGACGCGCGGGGCCCCGCGCTCACCAGCCCGGCGGGATGTCCGTCTCGCCGATGCCGAACGCGACGCGCGGGGCGACCGTCCGCGCGGCGGGGGCGTGGAGGCCGAGCGCCTCGGCGGCGCTCGCGCGGCGCGATGCGGCGACGAGGCCGCGGCCGCCGAGGCGCGGCACGACGTCTCGCAAGACCGCCCGCAGGGCACGGGCCCCCGCGAGCGCATCGTGGTTGTGCTCGGTGCCGAGCGTCGGTGACAGGTCGACGAGGTCGACCTCGCCCGAACGGGCGAACGACGCGAGCCGGCCGGCGACGCGTTCCGGGGTGCCCACGAGCGCGTTCGCGCGCGTGACGGGATCGAGCCCGAGGCGATCGGCCGCACCGTGCGCGAG is drawn from Pseudoclavibacter chungangensis and contains these coding sequences:
- a CDS encoding LLM class flavin-dependent oxidoreductase, which produces MTTTRAPQQLRLVLVVPQGTRATGMRGMCGDAGVAVLDRTADAGFRYGSETVEVHDDPTANRVEGAAADADVLRIDHRGTDATRAAVGRARIALAAAGRTIGELRIAVRLAVVTGATDALAHGAADRLGLDPVTRANALVGTPERVAGRLASFARSGEVDLVDLSPTLGTEHNHDALAGARALRAVLRDVVPRLGGRGLVAASRRASAAEALGLHAPAARTVAPRVAFGIGETDIPPGW